The genomic interval ATTCTTTACAAAATAATAACGGATCAAAGCTTACTCTTTCTAAAATAGATTTAGTGTAATCAAACATTACTTTAGACATAATTTTAGGAGTTTTAAGTTTACAATTTAATTTTAAATCGTTAGTAAAAATACATTATTTGACAATACTTCATTAAAATTTTAACACTATTTTTTCAATTAACGGTGTTAACAACCGAATCTTCTACAACTTTCTAGCACGAAACATCTCTCGCTTACCCGGAGGACCTGCTAATTTTTCCACACTAAAACCCACTTCAATCATACTTCTTTTTACGACACCTCTAGCTGCATAAGTAACCAAAACACCATTGTTTTTCAAAGAAGTATACATCTTTTGAAAAATTTCTGTACTCCATAATTCGGGTTGTACTCTGTAACCAAAAGCATCAAAATAAATCAAATCATATTTTTCAATATCATCAATTTCTTGAAAAAGTTGTTTACGCTTTGTCAAAACAAATGAATTTTCAATGTTTATTTCTTCACCCCAAGCCGATTGATGCATGGTATTAAAAATAGAAGAGTAATCGTGAGCTTTCAATTCTTCTACATAATTCATAGATGTTAATTCCTCCGAAGATATAGGATAAGCCTCCACACCGGTGTAATCAATCTTTTGTTGCAACCTTTTACTTTCTATAAAAGTTATGAATGCATTTAGCCCTGTCCCAAAGCCAATTTCTAGAATAGATACATTTTTATTTTCGAATAATGCCAATCCATTTTTTATAAAAACATGCTGCGCTTCTTGAATCGCTCCATGTTTTGAATGATAACTTTCATTCCATTCCTTAATATGAATTGTCGTGGAACCGTCAAGGGTCTGTATAATTTCTCTCTCCAAAATTGTAAATTAATTAATTTGCAGTGTCTCTAAATGAGATACGCCTCAAAAATAACCAAAACAAAAACACATAATTGAAAAAAAACTGAATATTTTATCTATTCTTTATAAATACTCTATGATTATTAAAAAAATTTAAAAAATAAATAATTAACAATTTATTACCATATTTAATAACATAATCACACCCTTTTTAGTCTTTTTTACTTAATTTTGCTATCAATTGAAGTGCCTTATGATTTAAAGATAGATTTTATACCCTAAGTGATTCACTTTTAAAAAAATAAAACAAAATATTACCCAATTATGAGTACAACTCAAACTAACAAAATTGAAATAAATAAAGTAGCTACATCTAAAATTAACGATGTTGATTTTGAAAATTTAAGCTTTGGTTCTGTTTTTACAGATCATTTATTAGAGTGTGATTTTACAAATGGTGAGTGGCAAAAACCGGTCATTAAGCCATACGCACCTTTTTTGTTAGATCCTTCTGCTCGTGTTTTTCATTACGGCCAAGCCATCTTTGAAGGCATGAAAGCCTACAAAGACGAACAAGATTCTATCTGGCTTTTTAGACCTGATGAAAACTTTCATCGTTTCAACTCTTCAGCAGTTCGTATGGCAATGCCTGAAGTTCCTGAAGAAGTTTTCATGGACGGACTTAATGAACTATTAAAAATAGACCACGAATGGATCAAAAAAGGTTTAGGAAACACATTATACATTAGACCTTTCTTGATTGCTACAGGACACGGTGTTGTTGCTAATCCGTCTGATGATTATAAATTCATGATTATTCTATCACCTGCTAAAGCCTATTATTCAGGTGAAGTAAAAGTATTAATTGCGGAACATTATAGTCGTGCTGCTAATGGTGGTATTGGTGCTGCAAAAACTGCTGGTAATTATGCTGGACAATTTTACCCAACTAATTTGGCTAATAAAGAAGGATTCCAACAAATAATCTGGACTGATGATGCCACGCATACTAAACTAGAGGAAGCAGGTACAATGAATGTATTCTTCAGAATCAACGATACTTTATACACCGCTCCAGTAAGCGAAAGAATTCTTGACGGTGTAACCAGAAAGAGTTTAATTGATATGGCAAAGAAAGAAGGAATCAAGCTTGAAGTTCGACCAGTATTAGTAGCTGAACTTATCGAGGCAGCTAAAAACGGATCTTTAAAAGAAATCTTTGGTGCAGGTACAGCTGCTGTTATAAGTCCTATTTCAGGATTCTCATACAGAAAAGAGTATTTTGAATTACCCAAAATTACTGACTCAATTGCACTACAACTAAAAGATAAATTGACTAACATTCAACACAAACTTGCCGAAGACAGTTTCGGTTGGACTGTAAAAGTATCTTAGTTCTATTTTACATCATAAAAAAAGAGCGATTTTCTAATTGAAAATCGCTCTTTTTTATTCGCCTAATATTTTAGAAAAATCAGGTTTAAAGTAATTTGGACCTTTCATCACCTTTCCATCTTCACGGTAAATTGGGTTTCCATCTTCGTCTAACTTACTCATATTACTTCTCTGAATTTCGTCAAATACCTCTTCTATTTTGTGTTGTAATCCATGTTCTATAATCGTCCCACAAAGGATATACATCATATCGCCTAGCGCATCGGCAATTTCGACCAAATCATTATTCTTGACCGCTTCTAGATATTCCTCATTTTCCTCTTTCATTAAATTGTAACGAAGGATTTTCTTTTCTTCGGCAAGATTTGCAATTGGGGATTCACTATGCCCTATCTTAAAGGCAGTATGAAATTCTTTAACGGAGTCTAATTGTTTACGCATACTTTTATTTAACTTATATTTGAAAAAGCAAATTAGCAACAATTTCTATACAATTGCGTACTTTTGCCAAAAAAAATTAAAACTATGTTTAGTACAGGACAATTAATATTTGCCGCATGTTTTTTTGTTGCTTTTGTCATCGCTGCCATCTATTCTTATCGAAAAGATTTAGCCCTTCACAAAATATATTACAAAGGAAACTATAAAATTCTCTTGGGGTTCCTAATTTTCATAGGCCTCCTTTTTGTCATCAAAATCTATTTTAAAAGATAATACAATATAAAAAAAGGCTGTTTCAATATCTATTTCTAAACAGCCTTTCCTTTATTCTTTTAATTGCTCTCGATACATTGCAAAATTCATTTTCACTTTATCATCTAGTTCCGGCTCCTTAATATCGGTGTATTTCTGCATTTCTTCCCAAATAATTTTTGCCACAATATAGCGCGCCATGTCCTTATCATCTGACGGTATAATGTACCAAGGAGCATGTTCTTTAGCTGTTTTATTTATCGCTTCTTCATAATACTGCATGTATTCATCCCAATGTTCACGTTCCTTCAAATCCCCAGGAGAAAATTTCCAATGGTGTTCCTCATTTTCCAATCTTCGCAACAACCGTTTGCGTTGCTCCTCTTTACTCATGTGAAAGTAAAACTTTAAAACAATCGTTCCGTTTTGGCTGATGTGCTTCTCAAAATTATTGATTTGCTCTATCCTATTTTCCCAAAACTGAGGCGTTATATCCTGTACTTTTTCAATTCCCGGTAAATTCTCATTCAATATATACTCAGGATGCACACGAGTAACCAACACATTTTCATAATGCGTACGGTTAAAGATCGCAAACTTCCCCTTCTCTGGCAAAGCTATATAATGGCGCCACAAATAATCGTGTTCCAGCTCTGTCGAGTTCGGTGTTTTAAAACTATGCACTACCACTCCTCTAGCATTACACTCCTTAAAAACCTCTCTAACCAAACTATCCTTCCCTGAAGTATCCATTCCCTGTAAACAAATCAAAACCCCATAGCGGTTGTGTGCATACATCACATCCTGCAACTCACTCATTTTCTCCCGCACACCGTCTAATTTATCTTCTTTATCATCATCACTCGCTTTATTATTCAAGTCCGTTGGTAAATCTTTCAGACGTATGGGAGCAGTAACTTTAAAGTCTTTTGGATCAATTGATTTCATACTCTTATATTTTTGTTTCCAGTAAATATAATATTTTCCAAGAGCAAATTCCTGCTTTCCGTTGCAATACTTTTCAAGCAATTGTTTTTTTCTTAGGTCGCCACAGGAGCTTCCTCTGGTCGCTCTGTATCTCCCAGAAAAAAACACAATTCCTTTTCAAAGTATTTTCACTACAATCAGGGCTAGGCATTTGTTTCCATAATTTATTTTAGATTAAACTAAAAAACAACCATTCCAAACTAATTAAACAAAAAAAAAACAGCTAAAAAAAGATAAACGGCTAGTTTTTCAACTAGCCGTTTATCGTCCCAAAAAAAACTAAACTTACTTATTATTTTGTGCAACAAGCTTGCTTTTATTTTGCTCTTTTATAATAGTTTCTATTTTCGGTTGTACCAATTGACTAATTTCATCTTCTGAAATCTCAAAAGAAGCAGGATTTGTCAACAGTTGCAACCAAGGCTTTTTTCCTCTAAAAGGATATTCTCCAAAAACGACAACTGGAGTTCCTTTTGACTTAATATTTTCATCATCGACCAAAACCCATTGGTTTGCCCAATCGTAAAGGTATCGAGCATCTTTTTCTTGCAATCGCAAACAGGAATGTGATGCTGGATAACCCGGCAATTCATATTGATGAAAACCAACTCCCAATTTATTTTCAATATTGAAATTCCACTTTAATTCCCACTCATCATTAAAGGTACTGGTGGTTTCTTCGGCTTTCCAATTGGTAAAAAACAATCCTGTTGGAGTAGGGTCTTTTTCCCTTCCCATATTGGTTGGACCAGTATATACCAGTGTTCCGTTTTTATAGGCCGCAAAGGTTTGTGTAGGATAAGAAAAAAACAATATTTTATCAACCCTTTTAAGAGCTTCTACTTGCAATGGAAAAGGCAAAAAATCCTCTCTTTTACCCTCTAATTTAGAAGGAATAATAATCGAATCCATTTTGGCTAGATTCTTTTTGTCCGTACGATTAACATCCATGACGATTTGCAAGGCCGATTCGTTTTTTTCATTTATCGTCAACCACGCTTTGCTGTTCATCATTTTATACTGAATCCCTTTGAGTTTTTCTCGAGCTATAATCGTTATTTCCTCTTCATCCTCATTGAAGCTACTTTGACTATTGGAACTTTCATCGTTCTTACTTTCATTGTTCTTACATGAAATAGAAACGATAGCCAAAAACAACGATAACATTATATATTTTCTCATAATTTAAGTTTATAACACAAAGATGGTGTAGAAGTACTTATTTTATGTTACAGGATATTGCAAAAAAGTTATCTAATTTTCAGATTTTGCAATT from Flavobacterium ovatum carries:
- the mnmD gene encoding tRNA (5-methylaminomethyl-2-thiouridine)(34)-methyltransferase MnmD — translated: MEREIIQTLDGSTTIHIKEWNESYHSKHGAIQEAQHVFIKNGLALFENKNVSILEIGFGTGLNAFITFIESKRLQQKIDYTGVEAYPISSEELTSMNYVEELKAHDYSSIFNTMHQSAWGEEINIENSFVLTKRKQLFQEIDDIEKYDLIYFDAFGYRVQPELWSTEIFQKMYTSLKNNGVLVTYAARGVVKRSMIEVGFSVEKLAGPPGKREMFRARKL
- a CDS encoding branched-chain amino acid aminotransferase, with translation MSTTQTNKIEINKVATSKINDVDFENLSFGSVFTDHLLECDFTNGEWQKPVIKPYAPFLLDPSARVFHYGQAIFEGMKAYKDEQDSIWLFRPDENFHRFNSSAVRMAMPEVPEEVFMDGLNELLKIDHEWIKKGLGNTLYIRPFLIATGHGVVANPSDDYKFMIILSPAKAYYSGEVKVLIAEHYSRAANGGIGAAKTAGNYAGQFYPTNLANKEGFQQIIWTDDATHTKLEEAGTMNVFFRINDTLYTAPVSERILDGVTRKSLIDMAKKEGIKLEVRPVLVAELIEAAKNGSLKEIFGAGTAAVISPISGFSYRKEYFELPKITDSIALQLKDKLTNIQHKLAEDSFGWTVKVS
- a CDS encoding nucleoside triphosphate pyrophosphohydrolase family protein, producing MRKQLDSVKEFHTAFKIGHSESPIANLAEEKKILRYNLMKEENEEYLEAVKNNDLVEIADALGDMMYILCGTIIEHGLQHKIEEVFDEIQRSNMSKLDEDGNPIYREDGKVMKGPNYFKPDFSKILGE
- a CDS encoding PPK2 family polyphosphate kinase, yielding MKSIDPKDFKVTAPIRLKDLPTDLNNKASDDDKEDKLDGVREKMSELQDVMYAHNRYGVLICLQGMDTSGKDSLVREVFKECNARGVVVHSFKTPNSTELEHDYLWRHYIALPEKGKFAIFNRTHYENVLVTRVHPEYILNENLPGIEKVQDITPQFWENRIEQINNFEKHISQNGTIVLKFYFHMSKEEQRKRLLRRLENEEHHWKFSPGDLKEREHWDEYMQYYEEAINKTAKEHAPWYIIPSDDKDMARYIVAKIIWEEMQKYTDIKEPELDDKVKMNFAMYREQLKE
- a CDS encoding L,D-transpeptidase produces the protein MRKYIMLSLFLAIVSISCKNNESKNDESSNSQSSFNEDEEEITIIAREKLKGIQYKMMNSKAWLTINEKNESALQIVMDVNRTDKKNLAKMDSIIIPSKLEGKREDFLPFPLQVEALKRVDKILFFSYPTQTFAAYKNGTLVYTGPTNMGREKDPTPTGLFFTNWKAEETTSTFNDEWELKWNFNIENKLGVGFHQYELPGYPASHSCLRLQEKDARYLYDWANQWVLVDDENIKSKGTPVVVFGEYPFRGKKPWLQLLTNPASFEISEDEISQLVQPKIETIIKEQNKSKLVAQNNK